The DNA region GGCTATCGTATGAGTCCGCTCAAAAGGCTTTCGAACTTGGCTGTGAAATTGGGGTTGGGTGGTATTTGGGTCAAGGATGAATCGGCACGGTTGGATTTGCGTTCCTTCAAGGTGCTGGGAGGCTCGTATGCAATTTACAAACTCCTGCAAAAACGTTTAGGCATGGAAGAGCAGGAGTTGTCGCTTGCTGAACTGACACACGGTCCACTCCGCGAACGGCTGGGCGATATCATCTTCGCAGCCGCGACCGATGGAAACCATGGCCGCGGTGTAGCCTGGTCCGCGGCGCAGATGGGTTTCAAATCGATCATCTATGTACACAAACTTACTTCGAAGGCACGCATCGAGGCTATTGAGAGCGTTGGCGCAAAGGTGGTAGTCGTGGACGGGAACTATGATGATGCCGTCCGGCAGGTCTATCAGGACGCACTGCAGAATGGCTGGGAAGTCGTCTCGGATACGGCTTGGGAAGGCTACAATGATATTCCCAAATGGGTCATGCAAGGTTACACCACGATGCTCAGTGAAGCCCAGGAGCAGTTGGCAGCGCTGGGTCTGAGCCAGCCAACTCACATCTTTGTCCAAGCCGGTGTTGGTTCATTGGCTGCGGCAACCATTGGCTTATATCGAAACTTGTTTGGAGATGGTGTTCGAACATGTGTGATCGAACCGACCAAAGCCGCCTGCCTGTACCGTTCTGCTTTGGCGGAAGACGGAGAACCTCATAATGTGGAAGGCGACCTCGATACGATCATGGCGGGTCTGGCTTGTGGAGAACCAAATCCCATTGCATGGGAGATACTGCGGGATCGCGCGGATTACTTCGCCATCTGTCCAGACTATGTGGCAGCCATGGGAATGCGCGTCTATGGAGTTCCGCTCCGAGACGATCCAATCGTCATTTCGGGTGAGTCTGGCGCAGTGACTCTTGGGGCTCTGAAGTACATCATGCAGCATGAAAGCGCAAAAGATTTCTGCGAGGAACTGGAGCTGGGTCCTGATTCACAGGTGTTACTCATCAACTCGGAAGGCAATACCTCGCCCGACGATTTCCGCTATGTCGTTTGGGAG from Anaerolineales bacterium includes:
- a CDS encoding diaminopropionate ammonia-lyase, with amino-acid sequence MTEQPIQWTKNKFKKAMSGSQQEEILPLDLPRKIRSFHRQLPGYRMSPLKRLSNLAVKLGLGGIWVKDESARLDLRSFKVLGGSYAIYKLLQKRLGMEEQELSLAELTHGPLRERLGDIIFAAATDGNHGRGVAWSAAQMGFKSIIYVHKLTSKARIEAIESVGAKVVVVDGNYDDAVRQVYQDALQNGWEVVSDTAWEGYNDIPKWVMQGYTTMLSEAQEQLAALGLSQPTHIFVQAGVGSLAAATIGLYRNLFGDGVRTCVIEPTKAACLYRSALAEDGEPHNVEGDLDTIMAGLACGEPNPIAWEILRDRADYFAICPDYVAAMGMRVYGVPLRDDPIVISGESGAVTLGALKYIMQHESAKDFCEELELGPDSQVLLINSEGNTSPDDFRYVVWEGGIPVPERYRMYSPR